The DNA window TTTAAATAAGCTACCGCCGGGAGGCCCACTTCTTGCCAGTCAAAAGGACGAGGGCCAGTGTTTTATATCTGCAAGAGAATGGCATCGCGGGATATCCTAATGGCGCTTCCTCTTAAGTTAGTATAGGTAGCAACATTATGTACATCTTTTATCTCGGTGCACtattaataatagtagtaattcTGATAATAATGCTGATAACAAAATTgggtaataaaaataatactacTAATTTCTTCATATATGGGCTTTATTAATGCCATAAACAGTTTACATTGGCAAACAGAATGGGGGTGATTCAGGGTACAGGATCATTATGTGCTGGGAAATTGCAACTTTAGTCGTCTGGTAGTAGTTTCTTCTGTTTGCCGAACGCTAGCAGCTGGATCTGAATAGAAAGACAAATGAAATGATATTTATCTGACAACAGACAACACAGGTCCTCCTGATGCTTGATCCAAAGAGAAGCAAGTTAAGTCTTCTCACCTTAAGTTCCTCACTGACTCTCTTGAGGGAGTCTATCTCCCCTGTGAGCCTCTCGTTCTCCCACTCCTGCTTTTCGTTTGCGTTCCTTTCAATCTCCTCACATTTAGCTTTCTGTTGTTCCAGGTCCCCCCGGAGGTCTTGTATCTCATTCTCCAGATCAGAAATCTGCATGAATTAATAGAATAAGAGACATTTGTATGTAATTTCCTGATTCACAAGTGTCCTGCCACCATTCTTTACACCTAACAGAAAAAACTGTCTATAATTGTTATCCACAGCTTTATTAACTGACCAGTAACTTAAATCTCTTGATTGACATTGCAGTATTTCAGGCTTTGGATCATAGTTTTTGTAATCGTGACTAATAACAAACAACTCAATGCCCTTACCCTTTTCTCCAGGTCACACTTGCCCTGCTCAGCCTGCAGGAATTTCCTCATACCAGAAGCCACACCGCTTTCATACAGTGTCTCGTAGGCAGCCAACGTCATTTGAATCTCATTTCTAATCTGCAACAGCAGCAGACCCCTCTCAGAACACGTGATGGTCACCTGTCGAATCACCTCATCTTGGAAAAATTGACAATAAGAGTTAATATACAAAGAGTAAATATATCTAATGCATCTCAAAACTAGCTTTATATTATGTCCTGAAACTATTGATGCATATTCCACAATTTTAACTTCATTTTGGCATTCTGTCTACCTAAGCACTGGGAATAGAGCTCCCTGCGGAAAGGGCAGATGCCTCTTTCCTTGGCACACCTCTGCTTCAGCTTTGTGTCCAGGAGTTGCTGGAGGCGCATAACATCTAGTCTTGAAGCAGGTGCACTGGagatctttttcttcttcataaatTCCCTGTTATAGCAGAAGTTCAGATAAATATCACAGTGGATTGAATCTGCTGAGAGATGTACTGTGGATAAGACATAAGTTTACACTTCTTGAGTGTCCATTATTTGTTTTGCATCCCAAGACGGcactgtttaaataaataacaagaacaaaaatcaaaaatcaagAGAAAAACTAATGGAAAAAGCTATACCTGGGAGGAGCGATTTCATTCAGGATATCCACCGTTGTCTTCCCAGTGTCCACAGTGTCAGGGGATGGTTGTGGATCCCGGTTAGGGTTCACAGTCTGCTGAAAGGCATAGTATTACTTGTCTTATATTGAATGCAATTAGAATTTGAATACAATAGCTGATAccttttttatatctttattttttccctctATGTATTTTCTTCATAGCTTAATCATACATCCAAACCAGCTTCAAACCCACTTCGGCAAAACTGTTTGGTCAGTGACAGACTAGTTCCAAAGCCAAGCTTTGCCATGTTAAAGGCAGTTGACCAGTCTTACACATGTTGTCAGGTTGATGTGgccacacagacaaagaagtaAGAGCTGCAATATCAGTGCTAGCACAAAGTGCACATAGTAAGTGGGATTTTTTTGAAGGAAAATGCAGCAAAAATCTTCACCTCTCAGCTTCATCCACTAATGATCTTTAGTTCCCACATCATGTTTTACATATTACAGGTTTCTTAGACAGTTTCAATGTATTTCAGTTAATTCTGGAATTTAAGTGCACTATCAACTTCCATTAGATTTCAACTTAACTTTCCAAGTTTTAATTCTGCTGTTTGCTAAACTCACCGTATTATGACTGGACAAGTCATCCTGTTTGCTATGactcttccttttcttcatctttcaagttctttctgtatttccaaatgttttattctggCTGAAAAGGCACTGTGAATGCTGAAATGCTTTGTGGAATCaaaatgcttcttcttcttcttcttcttcttcttcttcttcttcttcttcttcttcttcttcttcttcttcttcttcttcttcttcttcttcttcttcttcttcttctttgatcGGTTTATTGCTGGTTGGTAACAAATGTTGAGTTACAAAACCGCTATCTTATCCTGTTATCCTTTGATCTTTATACCCTTATACCCTTATACCCTTTTACCCTTATATCCTTATATCCTTAATCTAATTGTGTCTattatctttgtgttttagAAGAAGCATGGAGTGGAAGAACTGAGCTTGGAAATATAGTGTTTACCATTGAATCAGGGAGTACACTTCATTATCTGAGGGAGACATGGTTGGACATGAATGTAATATGGCCTAGATAACTCAGATTTTTGCTCTAACACAGTAGGTTGCTATGGGTTGGTTGCATAGGTTGCCATTAGACCGAACGAAGAACAAAGTTATCAGATATCAAGGGTAAAAGGAGATACTGTACTGAATggggaacaagaagaagaagtaggatattgaaacacacagaggatgGCAAtaatgcaccttgacgttgGTTGCCACCCGCCCATAAACTATACGAATAAGAGAAtgatttttttgtcatttccattaaaaaa is part of the Limanda limanda chromosome 9, fLimLim1.1, whole genome shotgun sequence genome and encodes:
- the LOC133011205 gene encoding axonemal dynein light intermediate polypeptide 1-like, which encodes MSPSDNEVYSLIQWEFMKKKKISSAPASRLDVMRLQQLLDTKLKQRCAKERGICPFRRELYSQCLDEVIRQVTITCSERGLLLLQIRNEIQMTLAAYETLYESGVASGMRKFLQAEQGKCDLEKRISDLENEIQDLRGDLEQQKAKCEEIERNANEKQEWENERLTGEIDSLKRVSEELKVRRLNLLLFGSSIRRTCVIQLLAFGKQKKLLPDD